In Paenibacillus kyungheensis, the following are encoded in one genomic region:
- a CDS encoding response regulator: protein MKIRTKLVIGFSVIILTMMTLAFISYDRMNYMNAQLDKVYQDRYLKVRYSTSLRGDMNSIAKALANQLLSASSESVSESRATVQKLSDDAQKNVDLLQKSAQTLEEKQMVNEVADAWTDFDAYGDQVLNLLEDNQIAQANNYRTGTGLAAQNNLGALANALADYQDLAIDQEIKNANQAYQNSIQTTTFVMLGGILLSLLIMLWIIPSISKGLGTVSLMINGFSEGRLRAISRIKVQSKDEIGDVARVFQEMATDLEQQREAEHRYQKAQQDQSWLNSNSARITELLRGVSTLEQSAQTFINEFSPTLGAHFGALYVRKINNPNELALQASYAGEGTLQAKPTLMLGEGLAGQCASDQHPIMLDHVPDNYVSVHSATGQNPPQSIMIYPILFDDELLGVIELASLGTFTELQKQLLALLCHNLGVILNNINRRLHIEELLRESQAMTEELQSQSEELQMQQEELKRTNENLEEQTEELKRSEDLLQRQQEELEHFNTELIAKTRELQEQVQQVEEQNQEIEQSRHRLEQQAQQLSISSKYKSEFLANMSHELRTPLNSLLILSQLLTENKGGNLTEKQVEYASTIYMSGADLLKMIDEILDLSKVDAGKMDINLEAVPMKAIETFVNMNFAPVAIQKGIDLNINIDDNVPEAVVTDDHRVKQVLRNMLSNAFKFTDKGHIDVNIKIPAAEQVPSYLNRKHDYIAITVKDSGIGIPADKQDIIFEAFQQVDGTTSRKYGGTGLGLSISRELSRLLGGGIGLESEENKGSAFTLYLPRQDALTDEQVTQAEESDTNTANRDVYTPADFTEQLLRNSPGSLTPSKNSTNEEQMIIPQPLADDRDRLSKNDKVILIIEDDVNFAKILLEMARGRGFKALVAMQGDTGMHMAKTYIPDAIILDIQLPIMDGWSILSELKSNAHTRHIPVHVISVVDDVKQGLMMGAIAYLKKPSSKESLEQAFSHLESYTDQSLKQLLIVEDDENQRKSIIELIGHDDVAITAVSTGVEALNELRSKRYDCMVLDLMLTDMTGFELLDRIRDDQQLSDLPIIIYTGKELDNKEETQLRKYAESIIIKDVKSPERLLDETTLFLHRVEADLPEDKRRILQKLHNKETLFEGKRILLVDDDVRNVFALSSVLEGYRMDVTFAENGREAIELLQQDDFDLVLMDMMMPEMDGYEAMRIIRQIPAYEKLPIIALTAKAMKDDRAKCIEAGASDYVKKPIQTDQLLSLMRVWLYS from the coding sequence ATGAAAATTAGAACGAAGCTGGTTATAGGATTCAGCGTTATCATTTTGACAATGATGACGCTGGCTTTTATCAGTTATGATCGAATGAATTACATGAATGCACAGTTAGATAAAGTGTATCAAGATCGGTATTTAAAAGTAAGATATTCTACAAGCTTGCGCGGGGATATGAATAGTATTGCCAAAGCATTAGCGAATCAATTGCTAAGCGCTTCATCAGAATCGGTATCCGAAAGTCGTGCTACTGTACAGAAGTTAAGTGATGATGCTCAAAAAAATGTAGATTTATTACAAAAGAGTGCTCAAACGTTAGAAGAAAAGCAAATGGTTAATGAAGTCGCTGATGCTTGGACAGACTTTGATGCCTATGGCGATCAAGTATTGAATCTATTAGAAGATAATCAGATTGCTCAAGCTAACAATTACCGTACCGGCACAGGGCTAGCTGCTCAGAATAATTTGGGCGCTCTAGCGAACGCATTAGCAGATTATCAAGACCTTGCAATCGATCAAGAAATAAAAAATGCGAACCAAGCATATCAGAACTCTATTCAAACAACCACCTTTGTGATGTTAGGTGGCATTTTGTTGAGTCTACTGATTATGTTATGGATTATTCCAAGTATTAGTAAAGGGCTGGGGACAGTTTCCTTAATGATCAACGGTTTTTCGGAAGGGCGCTTACGGGCGATCAGCCGAATTAAAGTTCAATCCAAAGACGAGATTGGCGATGTAGCTCGTGTGTTTCAAGAGATGGCAACTGATCTGGAACAGCAACGAGAAGCAGAGCATCGTTATCAAAAAGCACAACAAGATCAATCATGGCTCAACTCGAACAGTGCACGCATTACAGAGTTATTACGTGGCGTTAGCACATTAGAGCAGAGTGCACAGACATTTATCAATGAATTTTCTCCGACATTGGGCGCACATTTTGGTGCACTTTATGTACGTAAGATTAACAACCCTAATGAACTTGCTTTGCAAGCATCTTATGCAGGGGAAGGTACATTACAAGCGAAGCCTACTTTGATGTTGGGAGAAGGTCTTGCAGGACAATGTGCTTCTGATCAACACCCTATCATGTTAGATCATGTACCTGATAATTATGTTTCTGTTCATTCAGCAACAGGACAGAACCCACCTCAAAGTATTATGATCTACCCGATTTTATTTGATGATGAATTGTTAGGTGTTATTGAATTAGCTTCTTTAGGCACATTTACAGAGTTACAAAAACAATTACTTGCGCTGTTATGCCATAATTTAGGCGTGATTTTGAATAATATTAATCGTCGATTGCATATCGAAGAGTTATTACGTGAATCGCAAGCAATGACTGAAGAATTGCAAAGTCAGTCTGAAGAATTGCAAATGCAACAAGAAGAACTAAAACGCACCAACGAAAATCTGGAAGAACAAACAGAAGAGTTGAAGCGTTCTGAAGATTTGCTACAACGTCAACAAGAAGAGTTGGAACATTTCAACACGGAATTAATTGCGAAGACACGTGAATTGCAAGAACAAGTACAACAAGTGGAAGAGCAGAATCAAGAGATCGAACAAAGTCGTCACCGATTAGAACAACAAGCACAACAATTATCAATAAGCAGTAAATACAAATCAGAATTCCTTGCTAATATGTCTCATGAATTACGTACTCCGCTCAACAGTTTATTGATTCTTTCTCAATTGCTTACAGAGAACAAAGGCGGTAATTTGACCGAGAAACAGGTAGAGTATGCAAGCACGATCTATATGTCCGGAGCAGATCTACTAAAAATGATTGATGAAATTTTAGACTTGTCTAAAGTGGATGCAGGTAAAATGGATATCAATCTAGAGGCTGTACCGATGAAAGCGATCGAAACATTTGTAAATATGAACTTTGCTCCGGTGGCTATCCAAAAAGGAATAGATCTAAATATCAATATTGATGATAACGTTCCAGAAGCTGTAGTGACGGATGATCATCGAGTGAAGCAAGTGTTGCGTAATATGTTATCGAATGCGTTCAAATTTACAGATAAAGGTCATATTGATGTCAATATTAAAATTCCTGCTGCGGAACAAGTACCTTCTTATCTGAATCGCAAGCATGATTATATAGCTATTACAGTAAAAGACAGTGGTATTGGTATTCCAGCAGATAAACAAGATATTATTTTTGAAGCTTTCCAACAGGTAGATGGTACAACCAGTCGTAAGTATGGTGGTACAGGATTAGGATTATCGATCAGTCGTGAATTATCCCGTCTACTTGGTGGGGGAATCGGACTGGAATCGGAAGAAAATAAAGGCAGTGCCTTTACACTTTATTTGCCAAGACAAGATGCACTGACCGATGAGCAGGTAACACAAGCAGAAGAATCGGATACAAATACAGCGAATCGTGATGTATATACGCCAGCTGACTTTACAGAGCAATTGCTTCGCAATTCACCAGGTTCATTAACACCTAGCAAAAATAGCACGAATGAAGAACAAATGATTATTCCACAACCATTAGCAGATGATCGAGATCGTTTGAGTAAAAACGATAAAGTTATTTTGATTATCGAAGATGATGTGAATTTTGCTAAAATCTTATTAGAAATGGCTCGTGGTCGCGGATTTAAAGCTTTAGTCGCTATGCAAGGTGATACAGGTATGCATATGGCCAAAACGTATATTCCAGATGCGATTATTCTTGATATTCAGCTACCTATTATGGATGGTTGGTCAATTTTGAGTGAACTGAAAAGTAATGCTCATACACGTCATATTCCTGTTCATGTAATCTCTGTCGTCGATGATGTGAAGCAAGGATTAATGATGGGAGCGATTGCCTATCTCAAAAAGCCATCAAGCAAAGAATCGCTTGAACAAGCATTCTCTCATTTGGAATCTTATACAGATCAAAGTCTCAAACAACTATTAATTGTCGAAGATGATGAAAATCAACGTAAATCGATTATTGAATTGATAGGACATGATGATGTTGCGATCACTGCTGTATCTACAGGTGTAGAAGCTCTTAATGAACTACGAAGCAAGCGTTATGATTGTATGGTGCTGGATCTGATGCTTACAGATATGACAGGCTTCGAATTATTAGATCGTATTCGTGATGATCAACAATTGAGTGATCTACCGATTATTATTTATACAGGTAAAGAACTCGATAATAAAGAAGAAACACAATTACGCAAATATGCAGAGTCTATTATTATTAAAGATGTGAAATCTCCAGAACGTTTGTTGGATGAGACCACGTTGTTCTTACATCGTGTTGAAGCTGATTTACCAGAAGATAAGCGTCGTATTTTACAAAAGCTGCATAATAAAGAAACATTGTTTGAAGGCAAACGCATTTTGTTAGTCGATGATGATGTACGTAATGTATTTGCTTTATCCAGTGTGTTAGAAGGATATCGGATGGATGTTACATTTGCTGAAAATGGACGGGAAGCGATCGAGCTTTTACAGCAGGATGATTTTGATCTGGTATTGATGGATATGATGATGCCAGAAATGGATGGATACGAAGCGATGCGTATTATTCGCCAAATTCCAGCTTATGAGAAATTACCAATTATTGCACTGACCGCGAAAGCGATGAAAGATGATCGAGCGAAATGTATTGAAGCCGGGGCTTCCGATTATGTGAAAAAACCGATTCAAACGGACCAACTTTTATCATTAATGCGTGTATGGTTGTATTCGTAA
- a CDS encoding PP2C family protein-serine/threonine phosphatase: MHILIVDDNPTNVIIIREILKREKYTNITTSSSAREMFGYLGIEDSGVVNVPKMNKVDLVLLDMMMPEMDGIEACRIVQQHDELRDIPIIMVTAVGDSKKLAEALDAGAVDYVTKPINKVELLARIRLALRLKHEKDWHKERDQHIQDELKLASQVQHAVLSVPIQETNIQIEALYKPSFELAGDLYAWYPLGEGRYGVILLDMMGHGISSSLFCMFIASVLKDTVTTYVEPEKVIQELNRRFNQLHIENQLVQYYFTAIYLVVDTKYKRVDYVNAGHPPGLFFHDNGEITKLSTTTFPVGLFDRIEAEPKSFSYEGAAHLVLYTDGLLEMVEGDQDVQLEFLINELKSSHHINKQQIEKVFFDEISSQERDDDKCLVWISLAEGAELG; the protein is encoded by the coding sequence ATGCATATATTAATAGTTGATGATAACCCTACTAATGTGATTATTATTCGTGAAATTCTTAAGCGAGAAAAATATACAAATATAACGACTTCTTCTTCTGCACGTGAAATGTTTGGATATTTAGGGATTGAAGATTCAGGTGTAGTTAATGTACCGAAGATGAACAAAGTGGATCTAGTATTGCTAGATATGATGATGCCTGAAATGGATGGAATTGAAGCTTGTCGGATAGTACAACAACATGATGAACTACGTGATATTCCAATTATTATGGTTACCGCTGTCGGGGATTCTAAAAAGTTAGCTGAAGCTTTGGATGCAGGGGCAGTCGATTATGTGACCAAACCGATTAACAAAGTGGAACTATTAGCAAGAATACGCCTTGCGTTACGTTTAAAACATGAAAAAGATTGGCACAAAGAGCGTGATCAACATATTCAAGATGAATTGAAATTAGCAAGTCAGGTACAGCATGCTGTATTAAGTGTACCTATTCAAGAAACCAATATTCAAATTGAAGCACTTTATAAGCCTTCATTTGAACTAGCAGGAGATCTGTATGCATGGTATCCGTTAGGCGAAGGACGATATGGAGTTATTTTGTTAGATATGATGGGACATGGTATTTCTTCTTCTTTATTCTGTATGTTTATCGCTTCTGTATTGAAAGATACAGTAACGACTTATGTAGAACCAGAAAAAGTAATCCAGGAGCTGAATCGACGCTTTAATCAATTGCATATCGAAAATCAACTGGTGCAATACTACTTTACCGCTATTTATCTTGTTGTCGATACCAAATACAAACGGGTAGATTATGTAAATGCGGGTCATCCACCAGGACTATTTTTCCATGACAATGGAGAGATTACCAAATTATCTACCACTACATTCCCGGTTGGATTATTTGATCGTATTGAAGCAGAACCGAAAAGCTTTTCATATGAAGGCGCTGCTCACCTTGTCCTTTATACCGATGGTTTGCTGGAAATGGTTGAAGGTGATCAAGATGTACAATTAGAATTCTTGATCAATGAATTGAAATCCAGTCATCACATCAATAAACAACAGATTGAAAAAGTATTTTTTGACGAGATATCTTCACAAGAACGTGATGATGATAAATGCTTAGTATGGATTTCTTTGGCTGAAGGGGCGGAGCTTGGATGA
- a CDS encoding general stress protein, whose protein sequence is MSSTDSKAYAKVVENGVQAVEEAKNLRNTGYSVEEIYVLAHQKDRTEKIAETANAKEVGVKEEGMFDSVANFFRSRGDELRSKITSMGFTKEEADFYESELDLGKVLVIANRKS, encoded by the coding sequence ATGAGTTCAACAGATTCCAAAGCTTATGCTAAAGTAGTCGAAAATGGTGTACAAGCAGTCGAAGAAGCTAAAAACCTGCGTAATACAGGATATAGCGTTGAAGAGATTTATGTACTTGCACATCAAAAAGACCGTACTGAAAAAATTGCAGAAACAGCTAATGCCAAAGAAGTTGGCGTGAAAGAAGAAGGAATGTTCGATTCTGTAGCTAACTTTTTCCGTTCACGGGGAGACGAATTGCGCTCCAAAATTACATCTATGGGCTTTACGAAAGAAGAGGCTGATTTCTATGAAAGTGAACTCGATTTGGGCAAAGTACTTGTCATTGCCAATCGTAAATCATAA